The following proteins come from a genomic window of Clupea harengus chromosome 22, Ch_v2.0.2, whole genome shotgun sequence:
- the selenot1a gene encoding thioredoxin reductase-like selenoprotein T1a translates to MRARWLPLSVLFLWAVSFYSTSADNGVKRMKMQYAAGPLLKFQICISUGYKRVFEEYTQALYQRYPDIRIEGENFLPHPLYRHFSSFLSVFKLALIGLIIVGKDPFTPFGMEAPGVWTWGQENKIYACMMVFFFSNMIENQLMSTGAFEISLNDVPVWSKLESGHLPSMQQLVQILENEMKMNVHMDTLPHHRS, encoded by the exons ATGAGGGCACGATGGCTACCTCTCTCGGTCCTTTTTCTATGGGCCGTCTCTTTTTATTCAACGTCTGCTGATAATGGCGTGAAAAGGATGAAAATGCAGTATGCCGCAGGGCCACTGCTCAAATTCCAAATTTG TATTTCCTGAGGGTACAAGCGGGTGTTTGAAGAGTATACGCAGGCCTTGTACCAGCGGTACCCAGACATCCGCATCGAGGGAGAGAATTTCCTTCCTCACCCTCTTTACCG acacttctcttccttcctgtctGTGTTCAAGCTAGCCCTGATTGGGCTGATCATAGTAGGGAAAGACCCATTTACTCCCTTTGGTATGGAAGCTCCGGGGGTGTGGACTTGGGGTCAAGAGAACAAG ATTTATGCCTGCATGATGGTGTTCTTCTTCAGCAATATGATTGAGAATCAGCTTATGTCAACAGGTGCATTTGAAATCTCGCTGAATG ATGTGCCAGTTTGGTCTAAACTGGAGTCGGGTCACCTGCCCTCAATGCAGCAGCTGGTGCAGATTCTGGAGAATGAGATGAAGATGAACGTTCACATGGATACACTTCCACACCACCGCTCCTAA
- the LOC105899192 gene encoding stress-associated endoplasmic reticulum protein 1 — protein sequence MVAKQRIRMANEKHSKNINQRGNVAKTSRSNADDKVAVGPWLLALFIFVVCGSAIFQIIQSIRMGM from the exons ATGGTGGCGAAGCAAAGGATTCGTATggcaaatgaaaaacacagcaaaaacaTCAATCAAAGGGGCAACGTAGCGAAAACATCG AGGAGCAATGCTGATGACAAAGTTGCTGTGGGACCATGGCTTCTGGCTCTCttcatttttgttgtgtgtggatcag CAATATTCCAAATCATCCAGAGCATACGCATGGGTATGTAA